The Nocardioides sp. S5 genome includes a window with the following:
- a CDS encoding 4a-hydroxytetrahydrobiopterin dehydratase produces MSDSTADPKARLTHDDVLAAGLDDWRTVLNRLRARFRTGDFATGVALVDRIGAAADEADHHPDVSVTYPEVIVTLSSHDVGGITSRDIDLARQISGFAAELGASADVSGLTQVEPGLDTADGARLAPFYAALIGGEVQDGEPVDPSGQVSTLWFQEPATSEDETGPELPAQDHDQRWHLDVWVPHDEGERRLQAVLDAGGRLVSDAAAPSYWVVEDADGNRSCICTPLDR; encoded by the coding sequence ATGAGCGACTCGACCGCTGACCCGAAGGCACGCCTGACCCACGACGACGTCCTCGCAGCCGGCCTCGACGACTGGCGCACGGTGCTCAACCGGCTCCGGGCGCGTTTCCGCACCGGCGACTTCGCCACCGGCGTGGCCCTGGTCGACCGGATCGGCGCGGCCGCCGACGAGGCCGACCACCACCCCGACGTCTCTGTGACCTACCCCGAGGTCATCGTGACCCTGTCCAGCCACGACGTCGGCGGCATCACCAGCCGCGACATCGACCTCGCCCGGCAGATCAGCGGCTTCGCCGCCGAGCTGGGCGCTTCGGCGGACGTCTCCGGTCTGACCCAGGTCGAGCCCGGCCTCGACACCGCGGACGGCGCGCGGCTCGCCCCGTTCTACGCAGCGCTCATCGGTGGTGAGGTCCAGGACGGGGAGCCCGTCGATCCCAGTGGTCAGGTGTCGACGCTGTGGTTCCAGGAGCCCGCCACGAGCGAGGACGAGACCGGGCCCGAGCTGCCCGCCCAGGACCACGACCAGCGCTGGCACCTCGACGTGTGGGTGCCGCACGACGAGGGGGAGCGTCGGCTCCAAGCCGTCCTCGACGCGGGCGGGAGGCTCGTCAGCGACGCGGCCGCGCCGTCGTACTGGGTGGTCGAGGACGCCGACGGCAACCGCTCGTGCATCTGCACCCCGCTGGACCGCTGA
- the serA gene encoding phosphoglycerate dehydrogenase has product MNVPAKPVVLIAEELSPATIEALGPDFEIRHCNGADRAELIPAIADVDAILVRSATKVDAEALAAAGKLKVVARAGVGLDNVDVKASTQAGVMVVNAPTSNIVSAAELAVALMLAAARHLSPAHAALKNGEWKRSKYTGIELYEKTVGIVGLGRIGVLVAQRLSAFGMKVIAYDPYVQAGRAAQMGVRLVDLDTLLAESDFMSVHLPKTPETVGLIGAEQLAAAKQSLVLVNAARGGIVDEAALYDALKTGQIAAAGLDVFASEPCTDSPLFELENVVATPHLGASTDEAQEKAGIAVARSVRLALSGELVPDAVNVQGGVIAEDVRPGIPLTEKLGRVFTALAGEVASALDVEVRGEITEYDVKVLELAALKGVFADIVEEQVSYVNAPLLAAERGTEVRLVTESESPDHRNLITLRGTLADGTQVSVSGTLVGLAQKERLVEVNGFDVDIEPTTHLAFLTYEDRPGMVGTVGGILGAAAVNIAGMQVSRQDKGGAALVALSVDSAIPAETLAEIETAMQAASVRAVDLS; this is encoded by the coding sequence GTGAACGTACCCGCCAAGCCTGTCGTACTCATCGCCGAAGAGCTGAGCCCCGCCACGATCGAGGCGCTCGGTCCCGACTTCGAGATCCGCCACTGCAACGGCGCCGACCGCGCCGAGCTGATCCCCGCGATCGCTGATGTCGACGCGATCCTGGTCCGCTCCGCGACCAAGGTCGACGCCGAGGCGCTCGCCGCAGCGGGGAAGCTCAAGGTCGTCGCCCGCGCAGGCGTCGGCCTCGACAACGTCGACGTCAAGGCCTCCACCCAGGCCGGCGTGATGGTCGTCAACGCGCCGACCTCCAACATCGTCAGCGCCGCCGAGCTCGCCGTCGCGCTGATGCTCGCCGCAGCCCGCCACCTCAGCCCTGCGCACGCGGCGCTGAAGAACGGCGAGTGGAAGCGCTCGAAGTACACCGGCATCGAGCTCTACGAGAAGACCGTCGGCATCGTCGGCCTCGGCCGGATCGGCGTCCTGGTCGCGCAGCGCCTCAGCGCCTTCGGCATGAAGGTCATCGCCTACGACCCCTACGTCCAGGCCGGACGCGCCGCGCAGATGGGCGTACGTCTCGTCGACCTCGACACGCTGCTCGCGGAGTCGGACTTCATGAGCGTGCACCTGCCCAAGACGCCCGAGACGGTCGGACTCATCGGCGCCGAGCAGCTCGCGGCCGCCAAGCAGAGCCTCGTCCTGGTCAACGCCGCCCGCGGTGGCATCGTCGACGAGGCCGCCCTCTACGACGCCCTGAAGACGGGCCAGATCGCCGCCGCCGGCCTCGACGTCTTCGCCAGCGAGCCCTGCACCGACAGCCCGCTCTTCGAGCTCGAGAACGTCGTCGCGACGCCCCACCTCGGTGCGTCCACCGACGAGGCGCAGGAGAAGGCCGGCATCGCCGTGGCTCGCTCGGTGCGCCTCGCGCTCAGCGGCGAGCTCGTGCCCGACGCGGTGAACGTCCAGGGTGGGGTCATCGCCGAGGACGTACGCCCCGGCATCCCGCTGACCGAGAAGCTCGGCCGCGTCTTCACCGCGCTGGCCGGTGAGGTCGCGAGTGCGCTCGACGTGGAGGTGCGCGGCGAGATCACCGAGTACGACGTCAAGGTGCTCGAGCTGGCTGCTCTCAAGGGCGTCTTCGCCGACATCGTCGAGGAGCAGGTCTCCTACGTCAACGCGCCGCTCCTCGCCGCCGAGCGTGGCACCGAGGTGCGCCTGGTGACGGAGTCGGAGAGCCCCGACCACCGCAACCTGATCACGCTGCGCGGCACGCTCGCCGACGGCACCCAGGTCTCCGTGAGCGGCACCCTCGTGGGACTCGCCCAGAAGGAGCGCCTGGTCGAGGTCAACGGCTTCGACGTCGACATCGAGCCGACCACCCACCTGGCGTTCCTCACCTACGAGGACCGTCCGGGCATGGTCGGCACCGTCGGCGGCATCCTCGGCGCCGCCGCGGTCAACATCGCCGGCATGCAGGTCTCACGCCAGGACAAGGGCGGCGCCGCCCTCGTCGCGCTCAGCGTCGACTCGGCCATCCCGGCCGAGACGTTGGCCGAGATCGAGACGGCCATGCAGGCCGCCTCGGTGCGCGCGGTCGACCTGAGCTGA
- a CDS encoding acetolactate synthase large subunit gives MTEQGGQVSGSVTGAQSLVTSLEAAGVTDIFGIPGGAILPAYDPLMDSTRIRHILVRHEQGAGHAAQGYASATGRVGVCMATSGPGATNLVTPLADAHMDSVPMVAVTGQVGAAMIGTDAFQEADIRGITMPITKHNFLVTDPDDIPRTIAEAFHIASTGRPGPVLVDVAKSALQAQTTFAWPTELQLPGYRPVTTPHAKQIKEAVRLIREARRPVLYVGGGVIRARASRELAQLAALTGIPVVTTLMARGAFPDSNPQHLGMPGMHGTVAAVAGLQKSDLIISLGARFDDRVTGNLDSFAPNALVIHADIDPAEIGKNRHADVPIVGDCREVIAQLVALLQAEGADGDYESWIAFLAGLKKSYPLGYDAPADGSLSPQYVIERLGAIAGPETIFTSGVGQHQMWAAHFIDYERPNTWLNSGGLGTMGFSVPAAMGAKVGMPDSCVWAIDGDGCFQMTNQELATCAINDIPIKVAIINNESLGMVRQWQTLFYNERYSNTDLHSKRIPDFVKLADAYGCVGLACESPEEVDATIEKAMSIDDQPVVVDFRVHRDAMVWPMVAAGSSNDEIQYARDLAPQFDEDDL, from the coding sequence ATGACGGAGCAGGGCGGACAGGTCAGCGGATCGGTCACGGGAGCGCAGAGCCTCGTGACGTCCCTGGAGGCGGCCGGTGTGACCGACATCTTCGGCATCCCCGGCGGCGCGATCCTCCCGGCGTACGACCCCCTGATGGACTCCACGCGGATCCGGCACATCCTGGTCCGCCACGAGCAGGGTGCCGGGCACGCCGCGCAGGGGTACGCCTCGGCGACCGGGCGCGTCGGCGTCTGCATGGCCACCTCGGGGCCGGGCGCGACCAACCTGGTGACGCCACTGGCCGACGCGCACATGGACTCGGTGCCGATGGTCGCCGTCACCGGGCAGGTCGGCGCCGCGATGATCGGGACCGACGCCTTCCAGGAGGCCGACATCCGCGGCATCACGATGCCGATCACCAAGCACAACTTCCTGGTCACCGACCCGGACGACATCCCGCGCACGATCGCCGAGGCCTTCCACATCGCCTCGACCGGTCGCCCCGGACCGGTCCTCGTCGACGTCGCCAAGTCGGCGCTGCAGGCGCAGACGACGTTCGCGTGGCCGACCGAGCTGCAGCTGCCGGGCTACCGGCCCGTCACCACGCCGCACGCCAAGCAGATCAAGGAGGCCGTGCGCCTGATCCGCGAGGCGCGCCGTCCGGTGCTCTACGTCGGCGGCGGCGTGATCCGCGCCCGCGCCTCGCGCGAGCTGGCCCAGCTGGCGGCGCTCACCGGCATCCCGGTCGTCACGACGCTGATGGCGCGCGGGGCCTTTCCCGACAGCAACCCGCAGCACCTGGGCATGCCCGGCATGCACGGCACGGTGGCCGCGGTCGCGGGCCTGCAGAAGAGCGACCTCATCATCAGCCTCGGAGCGCGGTTCGACGACCGCGTCACCGGCAATCTTGACTCCTTTGCCCCGAACGCGCTGGTCATCCACGCCGACATCGACCCGGCCGAGATCGGCAAGAACCGCCACGCCGACGTGCCGATCGTCGGTGACTGCCGCGAGGTCATCGCCCAGCTCGTCGCCCTGCTGCAGGCCGAGGGCGCCGACGGTGACTACGAGTCCTGGATCGCCTTCCTCGCCGGGCTGAAGAAGAGCTACCCGCTCGGCTACGACGCGCCTGCCGACGGCTCGCTGTCCCCGCAGTACGTCATCGAGCGCCTCGGCGCGATCGCCGGTCCCGAGACGATCTTCACCTCGGGGGTCGGCCAGCACCAGATGTGGGCGGCCCACTTCATCGACTACGAGCGGCCCAACACGTGGCTGAACTCCGGTGGCCTCGGCACGATGGGCTTCTCGGTGCCGGCCGCGATGGGTGCCAAGGTCGGCATGCCCGACTCATGCGTCTGGGCGATCGACGGCGACGGCTGCTTCCAGATGACGAACCAGGAGCTCGCCACCTGCGCGATCAACGACATCCCGATCAAGGTCGCGATCATCAACAACGAGTCGCTCGGCATGGTGCGCCAGTGGCAGACGTTGTTCTACAACGAGCGCTACTCCAACACCGACCTGCACTCCAAGCGGATCCCCGACTTCGTCAAGCTCGCCGACGCCTACGGCTGCGTGGGCCTGGCGTGCGAGTCGCCCGAGGAGGTCGACGCCACGATCGAGAAGGCGATGTCGATCGACGACCAGCCCGTCGTGGTCGACTTCCGCGTCCACCGCGACGCGATGGTCTGGCCGATGGTCGCAGCAGGCAGCAGCAACGACGAGATCCAGTACGCGCGCGACCTCGCGCCCCAGTTCGACGAGGATGACCTCTGA
- a CDS encoding VOC family protein codes for MDQRVSFITLAVADLGASRRFYVDGLGWDPELDEPDEVLMFRVADKVVLSLWDERGFTAEIGHPPARGGVPPITLAHNVATARGVDTVLEQARVAGASEVGEAAKREWGGYTGYFADPDGFRWEVAYNPGEIGQSVLP; via the coding sequence ATGGACCAGCGCGTCAGCTTCATCACCCTCGCGGTGGCCGACCTCGGCGCCTCGCGCCGCTTCTACGTCGACGGCCTCGGGTGGGACCCGGAGCTCGACGAACCGGACGAGGTCCTCATGTTCCGGGTCGCGGACAAGGTCGTGCTGAGCCTGTGGGACGAGCGCGGCTTCACCGCCGAGATCGGACACCCGCCCGCCCGCGGCGGCGTACCCCCGATCACGCTCGCCCACAACGTCGCCACCGCCCGCGGCGTCGACACGGTGCTCGAGCAGGCCCGGGTGGCCGGGGCCAGCGAGGTGGGGGAGGCCGCGAAGCGCGAGTGGGGTGGCTACACCGGCTACTTCGCCGACCCCGACGGCTTCCGCTGGGAAGTCGCCTACAACCCCGGCGAGATCGGGCAGTCTGTCCTCCCGTGA
- a CDS encoding DsbA family oxidoreductase, giving the protein MLIEIWSDVVCPWCYIGKRRIENALAAFDHADEVEVHWRSYQLDPGAPTEPTERAVEMIARKYGQSAAGAQQMQDRVEAVAAEEGLVYRLSQTLHLNTVDAHRLIHLAHAEGGNPLQGRVKEALLAAYFTEARNVADHAVLREVAVGAGLDAARVEEVLASREFEADVHADVEQAQAYGASGVPFFVIDQKYGVSGAQPTETFTQVLERAWSESHPPIEVLATGGEGAQECGPDGCPV; this is encoded by the coding sequence GTGTTGATCGAGATCTGGTCCGACGTCGTCTGCCCGTGGTGCTACATCGGCAAGCGCCGCATCGAGAACGCCCTGGCTGCGTTCGACCACGCCGACGAGGTGGAGGTGCACTGGCGCTCCTACCAGCTCGACCCCGGCGCGCCCACCGAGCCGACCGAGCGCGCGGTGGAGATGATCGCCCGCAAGTACGGCCAGTCGGCCGCCGGTGCGCAGCAGATGCAGGACCGCGTCGAGGCCGTCGCGGCCGAGGAGGGGCTGGTCTACCGGCTCTCCCAGACCCTGCACCTCAACACTGTCGACGCGCACCGCCTGATCCACCTCGCCCACGCCGAGGGCGGCAACCCGCTCCAGGGCCGGGTGAAGGAGGCGCTGCTCGCGGCGTACTTCACCGAGGCGCGCAACGTCGCCGACCACGCGGTGCTGCGCGAGGTCGCCGTCGGTGCCGGCCTCGACGCGGCCCGGGTGGAGGAGGTGCTGGCCTCGCGTGAGTTCGAGGCCGACGTGCACGCCGACGTCGAGCAGGCGCAGGCGTACGGCGCCAGCGGGGTGCCGTTCTTCGTCATCGACCAGAAGTACGGCGTCTCCGGGGCGCAGCCGACCGAGACGTTCACCCAGGTGCTCGAGCGGGCCTGGTCGGAGTCGCACCCCCCGATCGAGGTGCTCGCCACCGGCGGCGAGGGCGCCCAGGAGTGCGGCCCCGACGGCTGCCCCGTCTGA
- a CDS encoding S66 peptidase family protein — translation MDMPLRFPRPLRAGDRIGVTSPSAGVAGPAAARIDFCVGWLRERGYDVVVGECMDGTGLTSAPAAARAAELSRMLADPDIACVVPPWGGETAIDLVDLLDWDALAAAEPTWLVGFSDLSTVMLPITTRLGWATVHGDNLADTPYAVPDGLLHWLDVVSGEGPFTQRGSGVVTDWWRFEEDPLATTWKHVGTGAWEIHEGGGLDVSGRLIGGCIDTIGHLAGTPYGDVRGWAEALDEPTIVYVEACEDHAVDICRFLHGMRLAGWFDRAAAVLVGSTRAPDHPDLTQREAVLDALGRLDLPIVWDLEIGHVPPHLPLVNGALARVVVDRDRQEITQTLT, via the coding sequence ATGGACATGCCGCTGCGCTTCCCGCGCCCACTCCGTGCCGGTGACCGCATCGGCGTCACCTCGCCGTCGGCCGGGGTGGCGGGCCCCGCCGCTGCGCGTATCGACTTCTGCGTCGGGTGGCTCCGCGAGAGGGGGTACGACGTCGTGGTGGGAGAGTGCATGGACGGCACCGGCCTGACCTCCGCGCCGGCCGCCGCGCGCGCCGCCGAGCTCAGCCGGATGCTCGCCGACCCCGACATCGCCTGCGTCGTCCCACCGTGGGGAGGCGAGACCGCGATCGACCTGGTCGACCTGCTCGACTGGGACGCCCTCGCCGCGGCGGAGCCGACGTGGCTGGTCGGCTTCTCCGACCTCTCCACCGTCATGCTCCCGATCACCACCCGCCTCGGGTGGGCCACCGTCCACGGCGACAACCTGGCCGACACCCCGTACGCCGTCCCCGACGGGCTGCTGCACTGGCTCGACGTCGTCAGCGGTGAGGGGCCCTTCACCCAGCGCGGCTCCGGCGTCGTCACCGACTGGTGGCGCTTCGAGGAGGACCCGCTGGCCACGACGTGGAAGCACGTGGGCACGGGCGCCTGGGAGATCCACGAGGGAGGCGGCCTCGACGTGTCGGGGAGGCTGATCGGTGGCTGCATCGACACGATCGGCCACCTCGCCGGGACGCCGTACGGCGATGTGCGGGGCTGGGCGGAGGCGCTGGACGAGCCGACGATCGTCTACGTCGAGGCGTGCGAGGACCACGCCGTCGACATCTGCCGCTTCCTGCACGGCATGCGGCTGGCCGGGTGGTTCGACCGCGCGGCAGCAGTGCTGGTGGGCAGCACCCGAGCACCGGACCACCCCGACCTGACGCAGCGGGAGGCGGTGCTCGACGCGCTCGGCCGGCTCGACCTGCCGATCGTGTGGGACCTCGAGATCGGGCACGTGCCACCGCACCTGCCGTTGGTCAACGGTGCCCTGGCCCGCGTCGTGGTTGACCGGGACCGTCAGGAGATCACCCAGACCCTCACCTGA
- the ilvC gene encoding ketol-acid reductoisomerase: MAEMFYDDDADLSLIQGKNVAVIGYGSQGHAHALSLRDSGVDVRIGLQPGSKSRDKAEAEGLRVLTPREAAEEADLIVILAPDQHQRKLYAEEIEPALTPGDTLVFGHGFNIRFGYITPPAGVDVFMVAPKGPGHLVRREYVDGRGVPVLVAVEKDESGKAWDLALSYAKAIGGLRAGGIKTTFTEETETDLFGEQAVLCGGASQLVQYGFEVLTEAGYQPEVAYFECLHELKLIVDLMYEGGIAKQRWSVSDTAEFGDYVSGPRVITPDVKKNMEDVLADIKNGAFAERFITDMDNGSPEFTEFRKKGESHPIEQTGRELRKLMAWVKSHDTDYVEGTAAR; encoded by the coding sequence GTGGCTGAGATGTTCTACGACGACGACGCCGACCTGAGCCTGATCCAGGGCAAGAACGTCGCGGTGATCGGCTACGGCAGCCAGGGCCACGCCCACGCGCTGTCCCTGCGCGACTCCGGCGTCGACGTCCGGATCGGCCTGCAGCCCGGGTCGAAGAGCCGCGACAAGGCCGAGGCCGAGGGCCTGCGCGTCCTCACGCCCCGCGAGGCGGCGGAGGAGGCCGACCTGATCGTCATCCTCGCCCCCGACCAGCACCAGCGGAAGCTCTACGCCGAGGAGATCGAGCCCGCACTCACCCCCGGCGACACCCTCGTCTTCGGCCACGGCTTCAACATCCGCTTCGGCTACATCACCCCGCCCGCCGGCGTCGACGTCTTCATGGTCGCGCCCAAGGGCCCCGGCCACCTCGTGCGTCGCGAGTACGTCGACGGGCGCGGCGTGCCGGTCCTCGTCGCGGTCGAGAAGGACGAGTCCGGCAAGGCCTGGGACCTCGCGCTGTCCTACGCCAAGGCGATCGGCGGCCTGCGTGCCGGTGGCATCAAGACCACCTTCACCGAGGAGACCGAGACCGACCTGTTCGGTGAGCAGGCCGTGCTCTGCGGCGGCGCCTCGCAGCTCGTGCAGTACGGCTTCGAGGTGCTCACCGAGGCCGGCTACCAGCCCGAGGTGGCCTACTTCGAGTGCCTCCACGAGCTCAAGCTCATCGTCGACCTGATGTACGAGGGCGGCATCGCCAAGCAGCGCTGGTCGGTCTCCGACACCGCCGAGTTCGGTGACTACGTCTCCGGCCCGCGCGTGATCACCCCGGACGTGAAGAAGAACATGGAGGACGTGCTCGCCGACATCAAGAACGGCGCGTTCGCCGAGCGCTTCATCACCGACATGGACAACGGTTCGCCGGAGTTCACCGAGTTCCGCAAGAAGGGTGAGTCCCACCCCATCGAGCAGACCGGCCGGGAGCTGCGCAAGCTCATGGCCTGGGTGAAGTCCCACGACACCGACTACGTCGAGGGCACCGCCGCGCGCTGA
- the ilvN gene encoding acetolactate synthase small subunit, with protein sequence MSKHTLSVLVENKPGVLARIAGLFSRRGFNIDSLAVGPTEHTEISRMTIVVNVEESPLEQVTKQLNKLVEVIKIVELDGSASVNRELLLVKVRADATTRGAVLDAVQLFRAKVVDVAPDAVTVQAVGNADKLADLLRVLEPFGIRELVQSGMVAIGRGSRSISERPQRTVTVPAPVSAITIAG encoded by the coding sequence ATGTCCAAGCACACGCTCAGCGTCCTGGTCGAGAACAAGCCGGGCGTCCTGGCCCGCATCGCAGGGCTGTTCTCGCGCCGCGGCTTCAACATCGACAGCCTCGCCGTCGGCCCTACCGAGCACACCGAGATCTCGCGGATGACCATCGTGGTCAACGTCGAGGAGTCCCCGCTCGAGCAGGTCACCAAGCAGCTCAACAAGCTCGTCGAGGTCATCAAGATCGTCGAGCTCGACGGCTCCGCCTCGGTCAACCGTGAGCTCCTGCTCGTCAAGGTCCGTGCCGACGCCACCACGCGCGGTGCGGTCCTCGACGCCGTGCAGCTGTTCCGTGCCAAGGTGGTCGACGTGGCGCCGGACGCGGTCACGGTCCAGGCCGTCGGCAACGCCGACAAGCTCGCCGACCTGCTCCGCGTGCTGGAGCCGTTCGGCATCCGCGAGCTCGTCCAGTCCGGCATGGTCGCGATCGGTCGCGGCTCGCGCTCGATCAGCGAGCGACCGCAGCGCACCGTCACCGTCCCTGCCCCCGTTTCCGCGATCACGATCGCTGGTTGA
- a CDS encoding cytosine permease, whose translation MSNTATTGSGLEQTRRLGVETTGIEIIEESARTARPRDLFWPWFAANVSVFGLSYASFVLYFGISFWQGVLVSVVGIVVSFALCGVIAIAGKRGSAPTMILSRAAFGVQGQKVPGVISWLVSIGWETFLAILAVLATSTIFTRLGWGGGTGTKIVAAVVVAALIVAASVAGYHVIMRMQSVLTWITGAVTVLYMVLTLDDIDWSAVQAIPAGSTQAVIGALVMVMTGFGLGWINIAADWSRYQKRTASGPSIVAWNTFGGALAPVVLVLFGLALAGSSTEILDGVAGDPIGTLATLLPTWFLVPFLLAAVLSLVSGAVLGIYSSGLTLLSLGVRLTRPQAAAVDGVLLTLGTFYVVFIAQDFAGPFQSFLITLGVPLAAWAGIMIADLALRRRDYDEEALFDASGRYGAFDWTSIATMAVASLVGWGLVINSFSDAASWNNWQGYLLGPLGLGGRDGAWAFANLGVLFSLVIGLSGGYLLRRHTVARQES comes from the coding sequence ATGAGCAACACAGCGACCACCGGCTCGGGGCTCGAGCAGACCCGCCGTCTCGGCGTGGAGACCACCGGCATCGAGATCATCGAGGAGTCGGCGCGGACCGCACGGCCTCGCGACCTGTTCTGGCCGTGGTTCGCCGCCAACGTGTCGGTCTTCGGCCTGAGCTACGCCTCGTTCGTCCTCTACTTCGGGATCTCGTTCTGGCAGGGCGTGCTGGTCTCGGTCGTCGGCATCGTCGTGTCCTTCGCCCTGTGCGGAGTGATCGCGATCGCCGGCAAGCGCGGCTCGGCGCCGACCATGATCCTCAGCCGCGCGGCGTTCGGCGTGCAGGGCCAGAAGGTGCCCGGCGTGATCTCGTGGCTGGTCTCGATCGGCTGGGAGACCTTCCTCGCCATCCTCGCGGTCCTCGCGACGTCGACGATCTTCACGCGTCTCGGGTGGGGCGGCGGGACCGGGACCAAGATCGTGGCGGCAGTGGTGGTGGCCGCGCTCATCGTCGCGGCGAGCGTCGCGGGCTACCACGTCATCATGCGGATGCAGTCGGTGCTGACGTGGATCACCGGCGCGGTGACGGTGCTCTACATGGTGCTCACCCTCGACGACATCGACTGGTCGGCGGTGCAGGCCATCCCGGCCGGCTCCACCCAGGCGGTGATCGGTGCGCTGGTGATGGTGATGACAGGCTTCGGCCTCGGCTGGATCAACATCGCGGCCGACTGGTCGCGCTACCAGAAGCGCACCGCCTCCGGCCCCTCGATCGTCGCGTGGAACACGTTCGGCGGCGCGCTGGCCCCGGTGGTGCTGGTGCTCTTCGGCCTCGCCCTGGCGGGCTCCTCGACCGAGATCCTCGACGGCGTGGCGGGCGACCCGATCGGCACCCTGGCCACGCTGCTCCCGACGTGGTTCCTCGTCCCGTTCCTGCTCGCCGCAGTCCTCTCGCTGGTCAGCGGTGCGGTGCTCGGCATCTACTCCTCGGGCCTCACGTTGCTCTCGCTCGGGGTGAGGCTCACGCGCCCCCAGGCTGCTGCCGTCGACGGCGTGCTGCTGACGCTCGGCACGTTCTACGTCGTGTTCATCGCCCAGGACTTCGCCGGACCGTTCCAGAGCTTCCTCATCACCCTCGGCGTCCCGCTCGCGGCCTGGGCGGGCATCATGATCGCCGACCTCGCCCTGCGTCGCCGCGACTACGACGAGGAGGCACTCTTCGACGCCTCGGGCCGCTACGGCGCCTTCGACTGGACCTCGATCGCCACGATGGCCGTCGCCTCGCTGGTCGGATGGGGACTGGTCATCAACTCGTTCAGTGACGCCGCCTCGTGGAACAACTGGCAGGGCTACCTCCTCGGCCCGCTCGGCCTCGGCGGGCGTGACGGCGCCTGGGCCTTCGCCAACCTCGGCGTGCTGTTCTCGCTGGTCATCGGCCTGTCCGGCGGCTACCTCCTGCGGCGGCACACGGTCGCCCGCCAGGAGTCCTGA
- a CDS encoding deaminase, translating to MSQPPAVPGWDDYFLGIASAVSARAKCTRRRVGAVLTIEHRIIATGYNGAAPGEDDCLAGACPRGRLGYDDVPGLGDYDRPGTPGFCIAIHAEVNALLFATRDTKGATAYITDPPCPGCRKALAAAGVVRAVWPDGEHDREGLTAW from the coding sequence GTGAGCCAGCCCCCCGCGGTCCCCGGCTGGGACGACTACTTCCTCGGCATCGCCTCGGCCGTCTCGGCGCGCGCCAAGTGCACGCGCCGCCGCGTCGGCGCGGTGCTGACGATCGAGCACCGCATCATCGCCACCGGCTACAACGGCGCGGCGCCCGGCGAGGACGACTGCCTGGCGGGCGCCTGCCCTCGCGGACGCCTGGGGTACGACGACGTGCCCGGCCTCGGTGACTACGACCGGCCCGGCACGCCCGGGTTCTGCATCGCCATCCACGCCGAGGTCAACGCGCTGCTGTTCGCCACTCGCGACACCAAGGGCGCCACGGCCTACATCACCGACCCGCCCTGCCCCGGCTGCCGCAAGGCGCTCGCCGCGGCGGGCGTGGTGCGCGCGGTGTGGCCGGACGGCGAGCACGACCGCGAAGGCCTCACCGCCTGGTGA
- a CDS encoding YdeI/OmpD-associated family protein encodes MGAMDDAEQLEPAAVEQWSDWLREHHAQPSGVWLVSPRRAGDRPFSYEAAVVEALRFGWVDSTVRPVDEHRSMQWFAPRRAGSMWTRINKARVARLEEAGLMEPAGAAAVVVAKETGMWTLMDAVEDCVVPDDLAAALDRHPGSREHWESWSASAQKMILTWVVLAKRPETRAARVATTAEKAARGEKSRP; translated from the coding sequence ATGGGTGCGATGGACGACGCCGAGCAGCTCGAGCCGGCGGCGGTCGAGCAGTGGAGCGACTGGCTGCGCGAGCACCACGCGCAGCCGTCCGGGGTGTGGCTGGTGAGCCCTCGCAGGGCCGGCGACCGACCCTTCTCCTACGAGGCGGCCGTCGTGGAGGCGCTGCGCTTCGGCTGGGTCGACTCGACCGTGCGGCCCGTCGACGAGCACCGCTCGATGCAGTGGTTCGCCCCGCGCCGCGCCGGCAGCATGTGGACCCGGATCAACAAGGCCCGGGTCGCCCGCCTCGAGGAGGCCGGGCTGATGGAGCCGGCCGGGGCTGCTGCTGTTGTGGTCGCGAAGGAGACGGGCATGTGGACGCTGATGGACGCCGTCGAGGACTGCGTCGTGCCGGACGACCTGGCCGCGGCCCTCGACCGGCACCCGGGCTCGCGCGAGCACTGGGAGTCGTGGTCGGCGTCCGCGCAGAAGATGATCCTGACGTGGGTCGTGCTGGCCAAGCGACCCGAGACCCGGGCCGCGCGCGTGGCCACCACGGCCGAGAAGGCGGCCCGTGGGGAGAAGTCCCGACCCTAG